A segment of the Cenarchaeum symbiosum A genome:
CAGGCACGGCAATCGAATTTACCTGTACTCGATAGACGAGTCATCAAAGTTCGATAGCCCGCCTCTGGGCACCTGCCCCACCTGCGGGCATGATCACTCACACGACCACTCACACGACCCACAATAATGCTCCCCAAGGGGGATGCCACATGTGGGCCGGCAAAAACCTGTGCCCTGCATTGTGTCATTTGGGCGCAGACGGGGGCCCTGCCCCCCGGCGTGTGTGTTTGGGCTAGGCACGCGCTTGTCCCGGCAAAATCATTTATAGAATAATTTTTGCCCCCTCAATGTGAACTCTGGAGAGTACATGGAGACCCATGTCAACTTTGAGGACCTGCCCGATTTTGACAGCGTGGCAGGCATGCTGATACCCGAGGAACTAGCCGACAGCATCTCAGTGGACCGCGTTGTAGACGGGAAATTCTGGTATTTTAGCGAGCCCTGCGTCGCAGCATATGTCAGCATGCTCGAAGCATCCAGCGCACATACCACCTACAAGGACAGCATGGACTGCCTCACGGATAATCTGACCGAGATTGTCGAAAAAATACTCGCAGAAATCCCGAAACAAGGCGGCGGGCCCCCGAGGCTCGACTTGGTTGCACTCGGAATAGGGACGGCGCGCAAGGAATGTGTGATACTCGGCAGGCTGCTCGAAGAATTCAAAAACACGGCCACCAGGGTGAGTCTTGTGGCGGTTGATTTTTCATACCCCCTGCTTATGCACGGAATTCGGAGGGTAAAGACCACGTTCGCATACGAGAAAGAGAGGTTTGATCTAAGACTGTATGTGGCCGACTATACAAAACGAGAGGCGGGTGACTTTGGGGGCACCGGCGACACCTTCACGCTGATCACGGCGCCGGGACTCTTGCACAACTCGCCCATCCCGGACATATTCTACAGCCTTCAAAAACTGATGACCAAGAACACACTGCTGCTGATTGACGCCGAGATGATAGGCGGGCGCACTGACGAGGAACTGTGCAGCCAGTACACCGACGAGCCCTCGAAGAGGTTCTTTTTTACCCCGCTCTCGCTGCTGGCCAGGGCATCCGAGGAGGAGCACAAGAGGATGGATGATCAAACAGGGGGCGGGCACAAGTATAAAGAATTCAAGTCAGTCGGATATGTTCCGGAGCGGATAACAGCCGCCGTGGTATGCGGCAACAATCTGGACGAGTTCAGGCAGTCCCATGGCCTCCCGCCTGGCACCCTGAACGGCATGAAATTAAGCCCCGGCCCGGGCTCAAAAACGGTGATGATAACATACAAGCAGGACGGGAGCTTTTACGTGCTGGGCCACACCGCCAGGTTTCTGGAGATCGAATTTGCCGCCATGCTGGACAGGTACGGGTTTGAGGTGGTGTATGAGTGCGGCCACAAGCGCAAGCACACCCGGTACTATCTGCTAAAGATGAAGACGGGGGACTCCCCCGGGGCCGGCAGCGAAGATGACGATAAGTCGGACGCAAGCATCTAGGGCCGGGATAGCGTGGGCGTCTTGCGGGTGGTGGCAAAAAGTTGACATACGATCTGATACTGACGATCACATCCATAATTGTCAGCGCCGTGCTTGCCGGAGTGGTGCTATACCAGGCATACCTGACCAGGCGGGACATAAACATCAGGCACAGGGCGTGGATAGGGAGGAACAGCGGCGAGAAACTAAGCCTGGAGCGCTATTTCATAAAAATGCCCATAAGCAGCTACGGCCCGGTGCCCGCCCGGGACATAACGATAACGCGCTACATCTCGGAAAACAAGGGGGAGAAGAGCTTTGAAAAATCCGACAAAGAGCCGTTTGACATGTCCCCCGGCGAGACCATTAACCTCCACTTGCAGATCAGCGAGGACCAGTACGAAAAGGCCGTCGGCAGCACGATATACTTTGGGTGGCGCATAGAATACAGGACAGGCAACGGCAGCGGCGTCTATGAGATTGACCTGCGCTACAAAAAGGGAAACAACGACGTAGTCACGATAAAGTCAAGATAGCCATCCCCGGACCGCAGATGCCCATGCGGGCAAGATCCCGCCTCCGGGGCCATGCCCGCCCTCTGATCATGGGTTCTGCATGACCCGCCAGGGCCCCTGCGGAGTCGGCCCCTCCGCCCCCTGGCCATAATGTATACGCCAAACCATGAAAGGTACGAAACAGAAATACACGCTCTGAGACTGCCAGAAAGTAATTCTCCCCGGGGTGGTTTTGGGCATGCAAGATGCTCCAGAGCCCGCATCGCCGGGGATGACTGTGCTCCCTAGATGCATCCCGCGCTGGGCAACATTGCTGGCTTACGGCCAGAGGCCGCGGTGCTCAAACGCCTTGACTACCCTGTCCACAGCTATCGCCATGGATGCCTTTCTCATATCGACCTTGTGCTTTTTGGCAAATTCATAGGAAGCCTTGAACCCCCTGACTATTGTAGTCTCCATCTTGCCTGCCACATCGTCAAAGCTCCAGTAATACCCCTGGTTGTTCTGGACCCATTCCAAATACGATATGCAGACGCCGCCAGAGTTTGCCAGTATGTCCGGTATGAGGAGGATCTTCTTTTTGAATATTATCGGGTCCGCCTCCGGGAAGGTCGGGCCGTTTGCCGCTTCTGTAATTATCTTGCACTGTAATTTGGCTGCTATCTTTGCGTCTATCTGGTTCTCGAGGGCGCCGGGAACAAGTATGTCGCACTTTGCAGTCAATAACTCTGCTGCTGTGACTTTTTTGGAGCCGGGATAGCCCACTACCGTCCCCTTTTTTGATTTATGCTCCATCATCTTGTCCATTTTAAAGCCGGCAGGAACCAGGACCGACCCCTTTGAATCGCTTGCCCCTATTACTTTGCAGCCCATCTTTTCAAGGTATATGCCTGCGTATGTCGAGGCGTTTCCAAAGCCCTGCAGTACAACCTTTGCGCCCTTGAGCGGTATCTTGAGGGTCTTTGCAGCCTCCCTTGTACAGTATGCAGAGCCAAGACCTGTGGCTACGTTTCTTGCAAGGGATCCGCCCACTGGGACAGGCTTGCCAGTTATGACCCCCGGTGTATACCTGTTCCCGTTGAGCTTGCCAAACGTGTCCATTATCTGTATCATCTCTTTGCCTGTCGTGTACACGTCTGGCGCCGGTATGTCCTTTTCCGGGCCTATCACCTCTGATAGCATGTATGCAAACCTTCTCGTTATCCTCTCTTTTTCCCCTGCGCTTATCTTTTCTTCTTTTGGGTTTACGTATACTGCGCCCTTGCCGCCGCCAAGGGGCAGGTCCAGTATGGCGCACTTCCAGGTCATCCATGAGGATAGCGCCATCACTTCGCGCTCCATGTACTCGACACCGCCTTTCGGGTTAAAGTACCGGATTCCTCCCTTGTATGGGCCCTTGTCATTGTTATGCTGGCTGCGAAAGCCCGTGAATATGCGCAAGTTTCCATCATCCATCATGACTGGAATCTTGAACCTCAGCACCCTGTTGGGCATTACAAGGTATTCCCGCATTCCTTTGTCTGTGATATCTAGCAGGTCGCATGCATCATGGACCTGCTTTCTGGAGTTCTCAAACGGATCATTCTCCACCAAGGCCAACGGATCGCCGTCCGGCTAGATTATAAAGTTTTTTTGCAGAGAACCATGGCCCGCGGGCTTGTGCCGCAAACCATGGGCAGATGAATGGGCCTGCGATCTAGAACCGGCATATCTGGCAGAGCCCCGGAACAAGAATCAGGGGACTGGAAAAAACAGGTTTGAGCCCCTGATGGCCCCACGGCATCGGGCGTAGGCACTAGGGCATGTTCCCGGCAGGCGTGGATCGCTTGAAATACCCTTAAATTTACTAGAGAGGGCAGCGACAGCATGATGGCATCACGCGGCTACGACATGACGCCTACAATGTACTCGCCGGACGGCAGGATATACCAGGTGGAATATGCCATAGAGACAGTCAAGCGCGGCACGCTGGCCATTGGCGTAAGCTCGAAAGAAGGGGTCGTCATCGCCGTCGAGGAAAAGCCCCGAGCTTTGCAGACTGCCAATATAACGCAAAAAATATTCCAGGTGGACCGCCACATCGGCGTGGCTGCCGCAGGATACATCCCTGACGCCAGGATCCAGGTGGACAATGCACGGTTTTTCTCCCAGGGAAACCGCATCACCTATGACGAGCCGGTCGAAGTAGAGACTGTCGCGAAATACCTTGCCGATCAGTGCCACCAGTTTACCCAGTATTCGGGGGTCAGGCCGTACGGTGTGGCCCTGATAATAGCAGGAGTGGACATAAAGGGCGAGGGCGTATACGTGACGGATCCCAGCGGGACGTTTGTTCCATATTCGGCAGTGGCCATAGGGGCGGGCGCCGACGATGTAAACGAGTTTCTCGAAAAACAGTACAAGCCGGATATGAGCCTCGACGATGCCGCCGCCCTGGCAGTAGCCGCTATAAACCTCAAGGATGAAGTCAAGGGCCCGGAAAGCGTGAGAATGGCCAAGGTGACCTCCAAGGACCGCACTGTCCAGAATGTCTCTGGCGCCGACATCGAGGCGCACATGCAGGCCTCGTCCAAGTTCTCAAAGTAGGGGAAATAACCCCCCAATGAAAAAGACAAATTACTCCCGCCCGGGCCCTCCACATGGGATTGGCAGGATACTGGCCGGAGGTGCTAAACGTACTCCGGGAGATAATCCCCGTCTATGATAGGGTCAACTCGTACATATCGCTCGGGCGCGACACGGTACACAGGCGCCGGGGTATCACCGGCAGGATCTCCCCCGGGGACAAGGTGCTCGATGCCGGGTCCGGCTTTGGGAACATGTCGGGGACCGCCCTCGATATATGCGGGGACCTTGACGTAACAATGTGCGATCCCCTGCTCCCCATGCTCAAAAAGACCAACCAGGATACCCCAAGGGCGCTATCCTGCGGGGTATTCGAGCACATGCCGTTTAGGACAGGAGGGTTTGACGCAGTTCTATGCGGGTACTCGTTAAGGGATGCAATCAGCCTCAAGACGGCAATATCCGAACTGCACAGGGTGTTAAAGGACGGTGGCCGGCTGGTCATAGTGGATTTAGGCAAGCCGGACTGTATCGTATACAGGGCGGGCGTCTCTATATACCTGAGACTGGTCCTGCCTATAATAGCACTAATCGCAGGCGGCAGGCTGGGCCTGAAATTTGCCACTCTATACGGGACTTTTCAGAGGTGGCCTAGAAACAAAAAACTCGAGGAGATGCTGCTAGAAAAATTCTCCCGTGTAGAGTTTGAAAAGGATCTAAAAGGCGGGGCGATCATGGTCGCTGCATACAAATGAAGACCACCCTATTGCTGGTAAACGCAGTCGCCCTGTTAGTGGGCATAAGCTATGGAATGCACGGCCCCTCTCTTCCCATATTTGCAAAAAACGTGATAGGGGCCTCCTATTCTGATCTGGGCCTGATCGGCCTTGGCAACTTTATCCCGTACATGTTCATACCTCTATTCGTGGGCCTGCTCCTCGACAGGTACAACAGGGGCCACCTGCTGTCCATAGGGGTGGTGCTCAACTCGGCATCGATATACCTGCTGTCGATAGCACAGACCGTCCCCGAGGTGGCCGTATACCGGGTCATGACGGGGGCGGCCCATGCATTCTTCTGGCCCCCGTGCGTGAGGATCATATCTTCGGTCAGCACCGGCCGGGAAAGGGTGCTAAACGTGGGCCGGTTTACCGGGTTTTTTATCGGCGGGGTGACCATGGGGCCCCTGCTTGGCTCTGTATTACTGGAGAATGTAGACGTCACATACAGGGCGCTATTCCAGATAACGGCATTTGTGCTGGCCGCCGCGATAATCGCGTCCATTTCCCTGTCTAGGCGGCACGCCCGGGACAGCGCGACAGGCCTTGCCACGCCTGCTGCCAGCGTCAGCATACATACCCCGCATTTCACGCTATCCGCGGTAAAGGCGATGGCCCGGTTCCCCGAGGTCATACTGGTCCTTGTATACTGTACAGCCTCGTTCGGCGTCATACTGGCCATATTTCCCGCATATCTGGATGACAACCTGTTGACCGGGACGGAAATAGGCATACTCTACTTTGTCTTCGGGCTCTCCCGGATAACCGCGCTGATAATGGTGGGCAGGCTGGCAAGGCGCACGGGCCATACGCTTGTGGCATCTACGGTCTCCCTTGTCATCGGCCTGGGCTTGGCCTACGTGGCAGGTATTACGGGGGGCGGCCTGTTCCTCTTTGCCGCCTCCCTGTTAATCATGGGCTTTGGGTTTAGCGTATTGTTCCCTCTTGCCCTCGAGGTCGTACTAAGCAGGACGCACAAAAAGATCACAGGTTCCATGATAGGCGCCTACGAGACTACCATCGGAATAGGGTGGGTCACGGGGCCGATCATCGTGGGGGTCATATCCGAGTTCTACGGGGGGGATCTGCCCTACCTTGTGCTCTGTATACTGGGGGCGGGCGTGGCGGTGCTATCTGCGGCCCGGCGGCACAGGCTGGAGCCTGCGCGCTCCCCCGGGGGGGCATCCCTGCACGGGGCGCCGCCGTCCGGACTCGACACGCCCTCATAGGCATTGAGGCAAGCCTTGACCTGCATCCTTGGCTTGCCTTCGGGATTCTGATCAGGCCATGGGGGCTGTTCTAGCATGGGATGACCGCCGGCAGAATCCATGCCTGAAAGACGGAGATACTAGGGGGGCAAACCCTAGATGTACGAGAAAAGAAAATGTAATATAGCTATACTGTATAATGTACACCATGAAGATGTCCCCATCCCGGAGATATTTTCAATAGTCTTCTTGTAATTTCATTCTTTTTCTATAACAATCCTAGTCTTGCCCATGTCATGCCATAACAGGCGAACTGCAGGTGATCTCACATGACTTTAATTACAGGCCTAGCCTATATGGCTCAATGCTCAGCCTTGGGCTCAACGTAGCTGGCAGCGAGTGGATTATAATCATATTTGCCGCGCTCGTCCTCATACTGGGGACAAACAAGCTGCCGGAAGCGGCCAAAAAGCTCGGCCGCGCGGTAAACGAGTACAACAAGGCAAAGCAGGACATGCAGAACCAGATGAAGGACTACACCAGCCACGACATAGGGGTCAAAGGGCCCCTTGGCAACGAGCGGGACAAACTGGAGGCGATCGCAAGATCGCTTGGCGAGGACCCGTCTGGCAAGACCACTGAACAGCTCAAAGACCTCATACAGGAAAAGATAGGCAGGCGTGACGACCCTGGCGCCGCATGACCGCCCTTGAATGGTGCTAAAAAACAACCGGATAAACCCGGCGGATTGTGCTACCTTCTGGGAAGCTTTGACTTTACCTTGCGTACATCGGCAAGCTCTTCCTTGAGGTGCTTTTTGAGCATCTTGGAATGGTCCTTCTTGTGCTTGATGTAGGCCTTGGTAACTGCGCCTCTGGTTTGTGCTTTTTTCAGCTGCAGCGAGTATTTTTTGTGCATCGCTGTGAGCTGAGTCAAGTAATTCACCATGCAAAAATCAACAAAACACCCTTAGATAACCTTAACGCATGGAAAAATATCGGGGGTAAATGGGAAATAATTGACTAAATTCTGTCCATATCATACCGCCAAGCAATAAATCCGCCCTGCCCCGGCTTTGTTCATTGCAAAAGCACCCTTGCCCCTCATGCGGGTCGGCCCTAAAGATAGACAGGACGTTTGACGGCAGGGCCCATGTGACTTGCACAGGGTGCAAGGTGGAGGATCTTATCGAGAATGCGGGGGATCCTGACGAGATCATACTGGAGATGGCGTACAGGCTGGACAAGGGATCAGGCGGGGCCCCTCTTGACGGCCTCGTCCGGGAAAAAGCCGAGATAGACGAGATGATAGGGGGCATCAGGGTCGACGGGCTGACCCGGGATATCCTGTATACAAAACAGGACTATATCGCCCATTATTCCAGGATATGCAGGCCCCCTCCGGAAGAAGGGCCGGAGGTGGAGAATATGAATCTTGATCCCCGCATATCGGCCCACCTGAAAAAGATCGGCATAGATAGATTTTACCGGTACCAGGCGGATGCACTGAATAGCATATCTGGCGGCAGGAGCACAGTGATCAGCGCGCCTACCGCATCTGGCAAGACCGAGGCGTTCTTGGTACCTGTCATACAGGGGATAGAGGGGGGCCGCGGCGTGCAGGCCCTGATAGTATACCCGACAAAGTCGCTTGCCCGGGACCAGGCATCCAAGATAGCATCGTTTTGCCGCAGCACAGATATCACCTCGGCAGTATTCGACGGGGATACCATCGATGCAGAGCGCCGCGGCATGCTCGATTCCCCGCCGGATATCCTTGTGACCAACTTTGACGTACTGCACCACCACATGTGGAGGAACACGCAGCTGGCGTCTGTTCTAGGAGGGATACGGTATCTTGTGGTAGATGAGGCGCATTATTACTCCGGGATATTCGGATCAAACGTGCATCATATAATCAAGAGGCTGCGCAGGCTCGCCGGGGATATGACATGCGTGGCTGCATCTGCCACACTTGATGGAGCGGCAGAATTTTGCAGCTCGCTGTTTGGAGAAGAAATGCATCTTGTAGAGGGCGAAGGTGGCGGCGGCGAGACTGAATTTGTCATGGTGTTTCCATCGATGAGAAAGCAGAGGGCCCTGATGGTGGATCTTTTGCGCAGGCTCTCCCGGGGGCGCCACAAGACGATGGTATTCAACAGCTCGCACAAAAATGCAGAGCTGCTGGCGATACAGGCATCCAAGCAGGGCATGAGGATCAGGGTGCACCGGGCGGGCCTGTCTCCCGGGTACAGAAGGTCCGTCGAGCGCTCTTTCCGGGACGGCTCACTCGGGGCCATCTCCTGCACTCCGACGCTTGAGCTTGGAATAGATGTGGGCGATGTGGACGGGGTGGTCTCGTCGGTGGTCCCGTACAACCGCCTTATACAGAGGATGGGGCGGGCGGCCAGGCGCGGCCAGCGCGGGTACGCCTTTCTGGCACTGGGCAACGACCCCATATCGCAGTATTACAAGAATCATCCGTCTGACTATTTCGAGGATACAGAAAAGAGCTATATCGACCCAGAGAACCCACTGGTAGAGGAATACCAGGTGCTGGCAATGGCGTGTGACAAACCGCTTGATAAACAAGAGGCTGCCGGCCACCAAGGGGTGGTGGAGGCGCACCAGAGGGCAGGCAGGCTGGAGCTGCGGGATGGAAGGTATACTCCACACAGGGCAAAAGCGGCCCAAATGCTGAAAGAATACAGCATAAGAGGGATAGGCGAATCACTTGGGATATACCACGGAAAAAAGAGGGTAGGCGAGAGGGCCCTTCCGATAGCCCTTGAGGAGCTGCACAGGGATGCCGTATACCTGATGGCAGGCTCGCGGTACAGGGTGGTTGAATCGGGGTATCCCGAGGGGATGTACGCCCGGCTTGAGCGCCTGCCGCGGGACTATCCTTATTTTACAAAGGCACTAAAAATGGAGAACCCGCTCATAGAGGAGGTCTACGAGAGCAGAAGGGTCTTTGGGACAGAGGTGGCATTTTGCAGGCTTCAGATACGCAAGATAGTCCACGGGTATGTCAACGTGGAGCTAGGCCGGGACGAGGCGGTGGGGGAGCCCGTCGCGCTGGACTATCCCATGGAGTATGAATTTGTGACAAAGGGCCTGGCGTTCCGGGCGCCGCGGCCAGGCAAAGAGATTGAGACGGCAGAAGATCCTGCCGCGGCAGAAGCCGGGTGCTATCATGCCGCCGAGCACGTATTGATCGAGGGGAGCAACATGATAACAGGCGGGGCTGCCCAAGACCTTGGCGGGATATCGCTTGGTGATACTGGCATGATATTCATCTATGATGGGGCGATAGGGGGCAACGGGGCAAGCAGGTCGCTCTACGGAAGGCTAGAGGCGGCAATAGGCAGGGGAGCTGCCATTCTCTCAGAGTGCCCCTGCGGTGATGATAGGGGCTGCCCCCGGTGCACGTTCTCTTATCGATGTGGAAACAACAACGACTACCTGCACAAGGAAGCGGCACTCGGGGTATTAGGGGAGATGCTGTCCGGGACAGAGTCCGGGCTGGGGGAGCCGGGCCTCTAGGCATTGGTATTCTTGGGTATGGTCCACGTGCTGCCGCCCTTTGATAGATAGGACTGGAAGGTCTTGCCGCAGGTGCATTCGTACCGGGATACCTTTACCGAGCCATAGCCCCATTCCTTTAGGAGGCTGTGGCCTGAGCTGCTATTGCAGTGGGGGCAGGCGGCCCCCTGCTTTGTACCTGCCATTGCCCGTATAACGGCGGCATCCCGTATATACATGGCGGGGGGAGCGCCGGATGGATCCCGGGGCGCATATCCCGGGATATGCACAGTGGGACAGGGCGCATTAACGTTGATATAATCATGGGCTGGACTTTGTTCAAATCTTGAAGTCTCGGAAGGAAGAGGGATGAACTGGAAGACACTACAGCACAGCGGGATACACTTTCCCCCAGAGCACGAGGTCAAGGGCTTCAAGATAAAGGTCAAGGGAAAACAGGTGAATCTCACGCCCCTCCAGGAGGAGATGGCCTACCAGTGGGCCAAGAAAAAGGATACCCCGTACGCACAGGACAAGGTGTTCCAAAAGAACTTTGCACGCGACTTTGCCAAGGAGCTGGGCATCAAGCTGCTCTACAAGGATCTTGACTTTTCAGAGGCGTACCGGCTAGTCGACATGGAAAAGGACAAAAAAGACATGATGACAAAAGAGGAGAAAAAAGAGATCGCCGCCAAGAGAAAGGAGATAAGAGAGGGATTAAAGGCCAAGTACGGAATAGCCGTCATGGACGGCAAGGAGGTCGAGATAGCAAGCTACATGGCCGAGCCCCCGGGCATATTCATAGGCAGGGGCAAGCATCCCCTGAGGGGCAAGTGGAAGAGGCGTATTGGCCCCCAGGATGTAGTGCTGAACATGGGCACAAAGGCAAAGGCGCCCCCCGGCAAGTGGAAGAAGATAGTGCATGAAAAAGACGGCATCTGGATAGCAAAGTGGACCGACAACCTGGTCAAAAAGGACAAGTATGTCTGGCTTGCGGATACTGCCGGATTAAAGCAGGAGCGCGACAGGTCAAAGTACGAAAAGGCGGTGGCCCTGTCAAAAAAGATAGGCGAGATAGAGGCGAAGATCGTAAAGGACATGAAGAGCAAGGATCCAAAGATAAGCAAGATTGCGACTGCGTGCTATCTGATATACAGGACCGCCATGAGGGTCGGGGACGAAAAGGACAAGGACGAGGCGGATACAGTCGGTGCCACCACCCTGCGTAAAGAGCACATCCGCATCAGCGACGGAGTCATCGAGTTTGACTTTCTGGGCAAGGACAGCATACGCTGGAACGAAAAGCTCAAGGTGACAGGGGATGACGAGCAGTTCAGCAGGAACCTGCAGGGTCTCGTCAAATCGATAAAGCCCAAGGACGAGATATTCAAAGATATAAGATCGTCTGACGTGAACAGGTACTATTCCGGGATAGTCAAGGGCGTGACCGCCAAGGTATTCAGGACGTACCTGGCGTCAAAAAAGGTCTCCGAGTACCTCCGCAAGAACGACAAGATACGCTCAAAGTCGGCATTCTTCAAGCTGTACCATGCGAAATCCGCCAATCTTGAGGCTGCAATAATGTGCAACCACAAGAGGACCGTCCCCAAGACCTTCAAAAAGGCGCTAGAGAAAAAGAAAGAGACACTCAAAAAGGCCAAAGGGGCCACGCCCAAGACCGACAAGCAAAAGGAGCGCAAAAAGGAGAGGATAGAAAAGATCGGCCTGCAGATAAAGCTGGCCCAGAACACGCGGGACTATAATGTAGGGACGTCCCTGCGGAACTATATCGACCCCCGGATATTCAAGGCCTGGACCGACGAGGTGGGGGCCGAGTGGGAAAAGCTGTACACGACGGCCCTGCAGCGCAAGTTCCTCTGGGTCAGGGACGAAAAAGAGCCCTGGAAGAAGGTCTCAAAGCAGTACTAGGTCCTGCAGAGCAGGCACGGGTGTTTAGAATCATTTAATTTGAAAGGTTTTGCACGGCCTTTCGTGCCGGGATAGCTCAGCCGGTCAGAGTGCCAGCTTTCTCCAAAGGCAAGACTCATAATCTGGAGGTCGTGGGATCAAAACCCACTCCCGGCATACACCACGGCATGCCTACCGTAGGGTGTGCACGGGCCCGCCTTGAGCATGGTAAAAAAAATGGATTATTCTGAATCCTCTGTGTTTAGCTGCCTGCTGCGGTTGTCCGCAGAGGCCTTGTA
Coding sequences within it:
- a CDS encoding helicase (COG1205), which encodes MQKHPCPSCGSALKIDRTFDGRAHVTCTGCKVEDLIENAGDPDEIILEMAYRLDKGSGGAPLDGLVREKAEIDEMIGGIRVDGLTRDILYTKQDYIAHYSRICRPPPEEGPEVENMNLDPRISAHLKKIGIDRFYRYQADALNSISGGRSTVISAPTASGKTEAFLVPVIQGIEGGRGVQALIVYPTKSLARDQASKIASFCRSTDITSAVFDGDTIDAERRGMLDSPPDILVTNFDVLHHHMWRNTQLASVLGGIRYLVVDEAHYYSGIFGSNVHHIIKRLRRLAGDMTCVAASATLDGAAEFCSSLFGEEMHLVEGEGGGGETEFVMVFPSMRKQRALMVDLLRRLSRGRHKTMVFNSSHKNAELLAIQASKQGMRIRVHRAGLSPGYRRSVERSFRDGSLGAISCTPTLELGIDVGDVDGVVSSVVPYNRLIQRMGRAARRGQRGYAFLALGNDPISQYYKNHPSDYFEDTEKSYIDPENPLVEEYQVLAMACDKPLDKQEAAGHQGVVEAHQRAGRLELRDGRYTPHRAKAAQMLKEYSIRGIGESLGIYHGKKRVGERALPIALEELHRDAVYLMAGSRYRVVESGYPEGMYARLERLPRDYPYFTKALKMENPLIEEVYESRRVFGTEVAFCRLQIRKIVHGYVNVELGRDEAVGEPVALDYPMEYEFVTKGLAFRAPRPGKEIETAEDPAAAEAGCYHAAEHVLIEGSNMITGGAAQDLGGISLGDTGMIFIYDGAIGGNGASRSLYGRLEAAIGRGAAILSECPCGDDRGCPRCTFSYRCGNNNDYLHKEAALGVLGEMLSGTESGLGEPGL
- a CDS encoding DNA topoisomerase IB (COG3569), whose amino-acid sequence is MNWKTLQHSGIHFPPEHEVKGFKIKVKGKQVNLTPLQEEMAYQWAKKKDTPYAQDKVFQKNFARDFAKELGIKLLYKDLDFSEAYRLVDMEKDKKDMMTKEEKKEIAAKRKEIREGLKAKYGIAVMDGKEVEIASYMAEPPGIFIGRGKHPLRGKWKRRIGPQDVVLNMGTKAKAPPGKWKKIVHEKDGIWIAKWTDNLVKKDKYVWLADTAGLKQERDRSKYEKAVALSKKIGEIEAKIVKDMKSKDPKISKIATACYLIYRTAMRVGDEKDKDEADTVGATTLRKEHIRISDGVIEFDFLGKDSIRWNEKLKVTGDDEQFSRNLQGLVKSIKPKDEIFKDIRSSDVNRYYSGIVKGVTAKVFRTYLASKKVSEYLRKNDKIRSKSAFFKLYHAKSANLEAAIMCNHKRTVPKTFKKALEKKKETLKKAKGATPKTDKQKERKKERIEKIGLQIKLAQNTRDYNVGTSLRNYIDPRIFKAWTDEVGAEWEKLYTTALQRKFLWVRDEKEPWKKVSKQY
- a CDS encoding 20S proteasome, alpha and beta subunit (COG0638), which encodes MASRGYDMTPTMYSPDGRIYQVEYAIETVKRGTLAIGVSSKEGVVIAVEEKPRALQTANITQKIFQVDRHIGVAAAGYIPDARIQVDNARFFSQGNRITYDEPVEVETVAKYLADQCHQFTQYSGVRPYGVALIIAGVDIKGEGVYVTDPSGTFVPYSAVAIGAGADDVNEFLEKQYKPDMSLDDAAALAVAAINLKDEVKGPESVRMAKVTSKDRTVQNVSGADIEAHMQASSKFSK
- a CDS encoding Sec-independent protein secretion pathway component (COG1826), producing the protein MLSLGLNVAGSEWIIIIFAALVLILGTNKLPEAAKKLGRAVNEYNKAKQDMQNQMKDYTSHDIGVKGPLGNERDKLEAIARSLGEDPSGKTTEQLKDLIQEKIGRRDDPGAA
- a CDS encoding permease of the major facilitator superfamily (COG0477), producing the protein MKTTLLLVNAVALLVGISYGMHGPSLPIFAKNVIGASYSDLGLIGLGNFIPYMFIPLFVGLLLDRYNRGHLLSIGVVLNSASIYLLSIAQTVPEVAVYRVMTGAAHAFFWPPCVRIISSVSTGRERVLNVGRFTGFFIGGVTMGPLLGSVLLENVDVTYRALFQITAFVLAAAIIASISLSRRHARDSATGLATPAASVSIHTPHFTLSAVKAMARFPEVILVLVYCTASFGVILAIFPAYLDDNLLTGTEIGILYFVFGLSRITALIMVGRLARRTGHTLVASTVSLVIGLGLAYVAGITGGGLFLFAASLLIMGFGFSVLFPLALEVVLSRTHKKITGSMIGAYETTIGIGWVTGPIIVGVISEFYGGDLPYLVLCILGAGVAVLSAARRHRLEPARSPGGASLHGAPPSGLDTPS
- a CDS encoding methylase involved in ubiquinone/menaquinone biosynthesis (COG2226); amino-acid sequence: MGLAGYWPEVLNVLREIIPVYDRVNSYISLGRDTVHRRRGITGRISPGDKVLDAGSGFGNMSGTALDICGDLDVTMCDPLLPMLKKTNQDTPRALSCGVFEHMPFRTGGFDAVLCGYSLRDAISLKTAISELHRVLKDGGRLVIVDLGKPDCIVYRAGVSIYLRLVLPIIALIAGGRLGLKFATLYGTFQRWPRNKKLEEMLLEKFSRVEFEKDLKGGAIMVAAYK
- a CDS encoding glutamate dehydrogenase/leucine dehydrogenase (COG0334) — translated: MALVENDPFENSRKQVHDACDLLDITDKGMREYLVMPNRVLRFKIPVMMDDGNLRIFTGFRSQHNNDKGPYKGGIRYFNPKGGVEYMEREVMALSSWMTWKCAILDLPLGGGKGAVYVNPKEEKISAGEKERITRRFAYMLSEVIGPEKDIPAPDVYTTGKEMIQIMDTFGKLNGNRYTPGVITGKPVPVGGSLARNVATGLGSAYCTREAAKTLKIPLKGAKVVLQGFGNASTYAGIYLEKMGCKVIGASDSKGSVLVPAGFKMDKMMEHKSKKGTVVGYPGSKKVTAAELLTAKCDILVPGALENQIDAKIAAKLQCKIITEAANGPTFPEADPIIFKKKILLIPDILANSGGVCISYLEWVQNNQGYYWSFDDVAGKMETTIVRGFKASYEFAKKHKVDMRKASMAIAVDRVVKAFEHRGLWP